From Salarias fasciatus chromosome 5, fSalaFa1.1, whole genome shotgun sequence, a single genomic window includes:
- the LOC115388368 gene encoding DEP domain-containing mTOR-interacting protein: protein MERTSSIRRKAVARQHKAEVMIAGEQLRLKLHDGKLIKDRRYHLRTYPNCFVAQELIDWLMSHKEAADRVTAVRLVQHLLDHDIVHHVCDKRSVFKDAKLLFRFRKDDGTFPFNTEVKIFMRGQRLFEQLIADKDSILQLREEHGVAYHRSFPGCQFIDWLLQNGEAESRRQGLDLCRALQEHGIIQHVAKKHEFFDSGLLYQFCINFRRRRRLSELLSESEHDKDEGKVLQTQEDQNLDSPFVVRRNSQRQNAAFQSVRVKKDLKQAISGRRGSLNSAQLHPEEFPPSSNQQSSVAVPRFNPKSVLKRNVTCEELLAPGAPFIKKVLTVIGDALGWGFVVRGAAPCYMQAVDPGSPAAAAGIKVQQFVCQVNGQCVLHLDYRTVSRLVMTGPRTVVLEVLEPIE, encoded by the exons ATGGAGCGAACAAGTAGCATTCGGAGAAAAGCCGTGGCTCGGCAGCATAAGGCCGAAGTGATGATTGCAGGGGAACAACTCAG GTTGAAACTTCACGACGGAAAACTGATCAAGGATCGACGCTACCACCTGCGGACCTATCCCAACTGCTTCGTGGCTCAGGAGCTGATCGACTGGCTGATGAGCCACAAGGAAGCTGCAGATCGAGTCACAGCTGTCCGTCTCGTGCAGCACCTCCTGGACCATGACATTGTTCACCACG tctGTGACAAGAGGTCTGTATTCAAGGATGCCAAACTGCTGTTCCGTTTCCGCAAAGACGATGGCACATTTCCCTTCAATACGGAGGTGAAAATCTTCATGCGAGGACAACGGCTGTTCGAACA ACTCATTGCAGACAAAGACTCCATCCTGCAGCTGAGAGAGGAGCATGGTGTTGCATATCACCGCTCCTTTCCTGGCTGCCAGTTCATTGACTGGCTACTTCAGaatggagaggcagagagccgCCGTCAGGGGCTGGATTTGTGCCGCGCGTTGCAGGAGCATGGCATCATTCAGCACG TTGCAAAGAAGCACGAGTTCTTTGACAGCGGGTTACTCTATCAGTTTTGCATCAAttttcgccgccgccgccgcctgtctGAGCTTTTGAGTGAGAGTGAGCATGACAAAGACGAGGGCAAGGTGCTGCAGACTCAGGAGGACCAGAACCTCGACAGTCCATTTGTTGTACGCAGAAACTCACAGAGACAAAATGCTGCCTTCCAGTCtg TGCGGGTGAAAAAAGATCTTAAACAGGCTATCAGTGGACGTCGGGGAAGCTTGaattcagctcagctccacccagaAGAATTTCCACCATCTTCAAATCAACAGTCTTCAGTCGCAGTGCCGAGATTCAATCCTAAATCAG TTCTTAAAAGAAATGTTACATGTGAAGAGTTGTTGGCACCCGGCGCACCCTTCATCAAGAAAGTGTTGACA GTGATCGGGGACGCTCTGGGCTGGGGCTTTGTTGTCCGAGGTGCTGCTCCCTGTTATATGCAGGCTGTTGACCCTGgaagtcctgcagcagctgctggaatcAAG GTGCAGCAGTTTGTGTGTCAGGTGAATGGACAGTGCGTTCTTCACCTGGACTACAGGACGGTCTCCAGACTGGTGATGACTGGACCTCGGACCGTTGTGCTGGAAGTACTGGAGCCAATCGAATGA
- the adnpa gene encoding activity-dependent neuroprotective protein a, producing MYQLPVNNLTRIRKARKEVKRALEDIGLDFCKEVAEEFKDFSPDEEVVRDSFYVDLCGWDPSYSKKQEYRSKPFCCTECPFSSKYYSGYKNHFRSVHRKTFEKILINCPYCTFIASKRIVETHVKIFHIPNSARQSYGNTQGTLLVRKGDGVEKPMYFCKKCKYRDSLYNVVRRHIYREHFQHIVAPYFGMVTESSLKNGANPVSGNNIFCKRCQFTTRNYEVLVQHVVEYHERIGAQVTTMIGHANITVSRPQGSAMMSQKAPLALGRGQALRSDPITQPVIGYLKPVAPVKSHSSTAAGQVRVSIPSNSTAADNSVAGVNTSQTQKWKICTVCNELFPENLYSAHFESAHKAKKIWALAKYIMKIHNFTSKCLLCNRYLPSDTLLNHMLIHGLTCPQCHCVFHNVEKMMEHVAQTHPDEFSGPPGAAPLTFDLTIKQDKSCNVQLAVLTFNMKEPVNGQDQPASGQPVLPPVVKLPTSRMLEKKNDSLGRGFSSLLQAGEVGKTVCPLCFSILKGPISDALAMHLRERHQVLQTMHPVEKKLTYKCIHCLGVYTSNMVASTITLHLVQCRAVGRSQATSGFKSALTLNSSGAGFLKRQLPTLPVTNAKKMKLAKDSKVPGHPAGSEDFALDPRSYEHKTYEARKNFLTAYFNRRPYLSSQEEEKLSASLWLWKSDIASHFAVKRKVCETSCASKKVSVLLGFDMQALKKVKHGLIFSSSKADGTSAAPSVAFKTKNTPNQIKRDTTLKSIPKLTTCTEPISLDSDNEMETTVKPTENGDVENNQPESGAHEEPANPTNDTPSADSTDDTQPAEEEDTLMNQESALPEEETNTCVSLF from the exons ATGTATCAACTTCCTGTGAACAACCTGACAAGAATCAGGAAAGCCAGGAAAGAAGTGAAGCGGGCACTTGAAGACATTGGATTGGACTTCTGCAAGGAAGTGGCAGAG GAATTCAAAGACTTTTCCCCTGATGAGGAGGTGGTGAGAGACAGTTTTTATGTTGACCTCTGTGGATGGGATCCTTCATACTCCAAAAAACAG GAATACCGATCAAAGCCATTCTGCTGCACCGAGTGCCCGTTCTCTTCCAAATATTACTCAGGCTACAAGAATCACTTCCGCAGCGTGCACaggaaaacctttgaaaaaatCCTCATCAACTGTCCATACTGCACGTTCATTGCAAGCAAAAGAATTGTGGAGACGCATGTTAAAATCTTTCACATACCCAACTCGGCGCGGCAGAGTTATGGCAACACACAGGGAACTTTGCTCGTAAGGAAGGGAGATGGAGTGGAGAAACCAATGTACTTTTGCAAAAAATGCAAGTATCGTGACTCTTTATACAACGTTGTGAGGAGGCACATCTACAGGGAACACTTTCAGCATATTGTCGCACCATATTTTGGCATGGTTACTGAATCGTCTCTTAAAAATGGCGCGAATCCGGTCAGTGGCAACAACATATTCTGCAAACGCTGCCAGTTTACTACTCGTAACTATGAGGTGCTAGTTCAGCATGTTGTAGAGTACCACGAGCGCATTGGGGCTCAAGTAACAACCATGATCGGGCATGCTAACATTACTGTGTCCAGACCTCAAGGCTCAGCAATGATGTCCCAGAAGGCTCCTCTGGCTCTTGGCCGGGGCCAAGCACTTAGATCTGATCCAATAACCCAGCCAGTGATTGGCTATTTGAAGCCAGTGGCTCCTGTTAAAAGTCATTCCTCCACGGCAGCCGGTCAGGTGCGCGTCTCAATACCTAGCAACAGCACTGCAGCTGATAACAGTGTAGcaggtgtgaacacatcacagACACAAAAGTGGAAGATCTGCACAGTTTGCAATGAGCTATTTCCTGAAAACCTGTACAGTGCTCACTTTGAAAGTGCGCACAAGGCGAAAAAAATATGGGCGCTGGCCAAGTACATCATGAAAATCCACAACTTCACCTCCAAGTGTCTGCTTTGCAATCGCTACCTGCCCAGCGACACCCTGCTGAACCACATGCTGATCCACGGCTTAACCTGTCCGCAGTGTCACTGCGTTTTCCACAACGTCGAGAAAATGATGGAACACGTGGCCCAGACCCACCCCGATGAGTTTTCCGGACCGCCTGGCGCAgcacctctgacctttgacctgaccATCAAACAAGACAAATCCTGTAATGTTCAGCTTGCCGTTCTCACTTTTAACATGAAGGAACCGGTCAATGGTCAAGATCAGCCAGCATCTGGTCAGCCTGTCCTCCCACCTGTTGTCAAGCTGCCCACTTCCAGGATGCTGGAGAAGAAAAACGACTCGCTCGGCCGAGGCTTCTCCTCCCTACTGCAAGCGGGTGAGGTTGGCAAAACTGTGTGTCCGCTGTGTTTCTCCATCCTCAAAGGTCCAATCAGTGATGCTTTGGCCATGCATCTGAGGGAGCGGCATCAGGTGCTGCAAACAATGCATCCTGTTGAAAAGAAGTTGACATACAAGTGCATTCATTGCTTGGGGGTGTACACCAGTAATATGGTTGCATCCACAATCACATTGCACCTTGTACAGTGCAGGGCTGTAGGGAGGTCCCAGGCCACCTCCGGCTTCAAGTCTGCCCTGACTCTCAACTCGTCCGGGGCAGGATTTCTCAAGAGGCAGCTACCCACACTGCCTGTTACCAACGCGAAGAAGATGAAGCTTGCCAAGGACTCAAAGGTTCCTGGACATCCTGCTGGGTCCGAGGACTTTGCTCTGGATCCTCGAAGCTATGAACACAAGACTTATGAGGCCAGGAAAAACTTCCTGACGGCCTACTTCAACAGGAGGCCCTACCTTTCTTCCCAGGAAGAAGAGAAGCTTTCTGCTAGTCTGTGGCTGTGGAAGTCTGACATCGCCAGCCACTTTGCAGTAAAGCGAAAGGTGTGCGAGACGAGCTGTGCGAGCAAGAAGGTGTCAGTACTGCTCGGCTTCGACATGCAAGCTTTAAAGAAAGTCAAACATGGCTTGATTTTCTCAAGTAGCAAGGCTGATGGCACTTCAGCCGCGCCATCTGTAGCCTTTAAAACTAAAAATACCCCAAACCAAATCAAGAGGGATACGACATTAAAAAGTATCCCGAAACTCACTACGTGCACGGAGCCCATTTCACTAGACTCTGACAATGAAATGGAAACAACGGTTAAACCTACCGAGAACGGCGATGTGGAAAACAACCAGCCTGAGAGTGGAGCTCATGAGGAGCCTGCAAACCCCACGAATGACACTCCGTCTGCAGACTCCACAGATGACACTCAGCCTGCCGAAGAAGAAGATACTTTGATGAACCAGGAGAGCGCTTTGCCCGAGGAGGAAACAAACACCTGTGTGAGCCTCTTTTAA